A region from the Lolium perenne isolate Kyuss_39 chromosome 4, Kyuss_2.0, whole genome shotgun sequence genome encodes:
- the LOC127332297 gene encoding uncharacterized protein At4g17910, translating into MEGLLDKPLNPNKLLKEQFVSNLTGSSLLEIAALSTIVPAVVVLRKWSSGDNIRRDSVKKNDDAPRGHEDWVHYFSSLAADYLTVVLPILMIFTVLAEWAYICAFSLVIVISICTIYKRSQFHLKAPQHNLPSLRTDISSYRVSVILMTCLSILAVDFKIFPRRYAKAETYGSGIMDLGVGSFVVANALVSREARNITATRWKASLRSISPLVFLGFARLISTSGVDYQVHVGEYGVHWNFFFTLAAISILTSIIRIHPKYCGVVGLLVLAGYQVWLSFGLNEYLISNERSGDIISQNKEGVYSIFGYWGMYLIGVSLGYYVFFDTSPKLKSRSTQVVKVWVLAASFWILTIILDGYVERISRRMCNFAYVMLVFGQNFQVISILTLAGYTSYDKNLILEDAFNQNMLGSFLLANILTGLVNLSVDTLAASSLTAFIILSVYTSMLCMIVGLAQFCGVRMKFW; encoded by the exons ATGGAGGGTCTGCTCGACAAGCCCCTGAACCCGAACAAGCTCCTCAAGGAGCA ATTCGTCAGCAACCTGACGGGGTCGTCCCTGCTGGAGATCGCGGCTCTCTCCACTATCGTGCCG GCAGTGGTGGTTTTAAGGAAATGGAGCAGCGGAG ATAATATTAGGAGGGATTCAGTGAAGAAAAATGATGATGCTCCTCGCGGTCATGAAGATTGGGTGCATTACTTTTCATCGCTGGCTGCAGACTATCTCACGGTTGTATTGCCAATACTTATGATTTTCACG GTCTTAGCTGAATGGGcctatatttgtgcattttctcttGTAATTGTGATATCTATCTGCACCATCTATAAAAG ATCCCAGTTTCATCTCAAGGCTCCCCAACATAACCTGCCTTCACTTAGGACAGATATATCTTCTTACCGGGTGTCAGTG ATTCTAATGACATGCTTGTCCATATTGGCGGTGGATTTCAAAATCTTCCCTAGACGGTATGCCAAGGCTGAAACATATGGTAGTGGCATT ATGGATCTTGGAGTAGGTTCTTTTGTAGTGGCTAATGCACTGGTATCTAGAGAAGCACGGAACATAACCGCGAC GAGATGGAAGGCATCCCTGAGGTCCATAAGTCCTCTAGTATTTCTTGGCTTTGCTCGTCTTATCTCCACATCAGGCGTTGATTATCAG gttcatGTAGGAGAATACGGTGTCCACTGGAACTTCTTTTTTACCCTAGCAGCAATTTCCATCCTTACATCCATTATCAGGATTCATCCTAAATATTGTGGGGTTGTTGGTCTGCTTGTTCTTGCAG GATACCAAGTATGGCTAAGTTTTGGGTTGAATGAATACCTCATTTCCAATGAGAGAAGTGGTGATATCATCAGCCAGAATAAGGAAGGCGTGTATAGCATATTTG GATACTGGGGTATGTACCTTATTGGTGTTTctctaggttactatgtattctTTGACACTAGTCCAAAATTAAAGAGTAGGAGTACTCAAGTGGTAAAAGTCTGGGTTCTTGCGGCATCTTTTTG GATTTTGACGATCATTCTTGACGGCTATGTTGAAAGAATATCTCGACGAATG TGCAATTTCGCTTATGTTATGCTTGTGTTTGGCCAGAATTTTCAG GTTATATCAATTCTCACACTAGCGGGATATACCTCATATGACAAGAACTTGATTCTTGAAGACGCGTTTAATCAAAATATGCTTGGTTCATTCCTTCTG GCAAATATCCTTACTGGTCTAGTAAATCTATCAGTTGACACACTTGCTGCCTCTTCCCTCACTGCCTTCATTATATTGTCAGTATATACCTCTATGCTTTGCATGATTGTTGGTCTTGCTCAGTTTTGTGGTGTTAGGATGAAATTTTGGTGA